A portion of the Enterobacter sp. SA187 genome contains these proteins:
- a CDS encoding bile acid:sodium symporter family protein, whose product MKIFRILDPFTLTLVAVVLLASFFPARGGFVPFFEGLTTAAIALLFFMHGAKLSREAIIAGGSHWRLHLWVMCSTFVVFPVLGVLFAWWAPVNVSPELYTGFLYLCILPATVQSAIAFTSLAGGNVAAAVCSASASSLLGIFLSPLLVGLVMNMHGAEGSLEQVGKIMLQLLLPFVLGHLSRPWTAGFVTKHKKWISKTDQTSILLVVYSAFSEAVVNGIWHKVGAGSLLFIVVVSIVLLAIIIGINIFAARRFGFNKADEITIVFCGSKKSLANGIPMANILFPASAVGMMVLPLMIFHQIQLMVCAVMARRYKHQTEVLQAQEAAASDATQG is encoded by the coding sequence ATGAAAATTTTCCGCATTCTCGATCCCTTCACCTTAACGCTGGTGGCGGTGGTATTACTGGCGTCGTTCTTCCCGGCGCGCGGTGGCTTTGTGCCCTTTTTTGAGGGACTGACGACCGCCGCCATCGCCCTGCTGTTCTTTATGCATGGCGCAAAACTCTCCCGCGAAGCCATCATCGCCGGCGGCAGCCACTGGCGGCTGCATCTGTGGGTGATGTGCAGCACCTTTGTGGTGTTCCCGGTACTGGGCGTCCTGTTTGCCTGGTGGGCGCCGGTTAACGTCAGCCCGGAGCTATACACCGGTTTTCTGTATCTGTGCATTCTGCCCGCCACCGTGCAGTCCGCCATTGCCTTTACTTCCCTTGCCGGGGGTAACGTGGCCGCGGCCGTCTGTTCGGCGTCAGCGTCGAGTCTGCTGGGGATTTTCCTGTCGCCGCTGCTGGTGGGCCTGGTGATGAATATGCATGGCGCGGAAGGCAGCCTTGAGCAGGTAGGAAAAATTATGCTGCAACTGCTGCTGCCGTTCGTGCTGGGCCACCTGTCGCGTCCGTGGACCGCAGGCTTTGTGACTAAGCATAAAAAATGGATTTCGAAAACGGACCAGACGTCGATCCTGCTGGTGGTCTATTCAGCCTTCAGCGAGGCCGTGGTGAACGGCATCTGGCATAAAGTGGGCGCAGGCTCGCTGCTGTTTATTGTCGTCGTCAGCATTGTGCTGCTGGCGATTATCATCGGCATCAATATCTTTGCCGCCCGCCGCTTCGGGTTCAACAAGGCTGATGAGATCACTATTGTTTTCTGCGGCTCGAAGAAAAGTCTCGCCAACGGTATTCCGATGGCGAACATTCTCTTCCCCGCGTCGGCGGTGGGCATGATGGTGTTACCGCTGATGATTTTCCACCAAATCCAGCTGATGGTCTGTGCGGTGATGGCGCGACGCTATAAGCATCAGACAGAAGTGTTGCAGGCGCAGGAGGCGGCCGCCTCCGACGCCACGCAGGGTTAA
- a CDS encoding FlxA-like family protein → MTTISTTTPSVQTGGSAGSSSAGNDTAAQISRLTQKINKLTAQLKEVANGSGTVEEKQKQQEQIRAQIQMLQAQLAQLQNEQAKEAEKKQEQKQLTQAEGVNNPSDDHKIDIYI, encoded by the coding sequence ATGACCACCATCTCGACGACCACCCCGTCAGTGCAAACCGGCGGCAGCGCTGGCTCGTCCAGCGCAGGGAACGACACCGCGGCGCAGATCAGCCGTCTGACGCAGAAAATCAACAAACTGACCGCGCAGCTGAAAGAAGTGGCGAACGGCTCAGGCACTGTCGAAGAAAAGCAAAAGCAGCAGGAGCAGATCCGCGCGCAGATCCAGATGCTCCAGGCGCAGCTGGCGCAGCTGCAAAACGAGCAGGCCAAAGAAGCGGAAAAGAAACAAGAGCAAAAACAGCTGACCCAGGCCGAAGGCGTCAACAACCCGTCTGACGACCACAAGATCGATATTTATATTTAA
- a CDS encoding DUF3820 family protein, with protein MDKAQLIEIANTEMPFGKYKGRRLIDLPEEYLLWFARKDEFPAGHLGQLMAFTLLIKTEGLTQLVQPLRRP; from the coding sequence ATGGATAAAGCGCAGCTGATTGAAATCGCCAATACCGAAATGCCCTTTGGGAAATACAAAGGGCGCAGGCTGATTGATTTACCGGAAGAGTATTTGCTGTGGTTTGCCCGTAAGGATGAATTCCCCGCCGGGCATCTTGGTCAGCTGATGGCATTCACCCTGCTGATCAAAACCGAGGGGCTGACGCAGCTGGTACAGCCCCTGCGACGTCCTTAA